One genomic segment of Pseudomonadota bacterium includes these proteins:
- a CDS encoding (2Fe-2S)-binding protein translates to MYVCICNGHREGEIVEVARSGVRCALKAYDLLGGRPQCGQCLAFAQTLIDDIHGETTVSSIAFHTTTSATA, encoded by the coding sequence ATGTACGTCTGCATCTGCAACGGTCACCGGGAAGGCGAGATTGTCGAGGTCGCGCGCTCCGGTGTGCGCTGCGCCCTGAAGGCCTATGACCTTCTTGGCGGCCGCCCACAGTGTGGCCAATGCCTGGCCTTCGCCCAGACATTGATCGACGACATCCACGGCGAGACGACGGTTTCCTCGATCGCCTTCCACACCACAACGTCAGCCACCGCCTGA
- a CDS encoding succinylglutamate desuccinylase/aspartoacylase family protein — protein sequence MAAKARRGRDLDFIRDGKRSTWIEVPAGRGKRPVRLPITIVRNGPGPGVLFTGGNHGDEYEGPIALMKLIRELEPKDLICGTVVIMPMINPPAIAAGTRTSPLDGKNLNRMFPGKARGTVTERIAHTITTEILPHVETVYDLHAGGVASQIIPSVMIHKLRSKPLMDRTVAAMRAFRAPVGILIKEFESEGMLDTTVEKMGKVFGCCELGGAGMSTPETVDVTETGVRNLLIHLGMLKGKLKTPVWMGKRQTRILEAMSYGCYTHAPAAGIYEPFVALADRVKKGEPVGQIHNPKAPGRPAAVCKAPADGIVFTRHAFGLIKKGQVVVTVAQPSKDY from the coding sequence ATGGCGGCCAAGGCTCGTAGAGGTCGTGATCTCGACTTCATCCGCGACGGCAAACGCTCGACCTGGATCGAGGTGCCGGCGGGACGCGGCAAACGGCCGGTCCGACTGCCGATCACCATCGTGCGCAACGGGCCGGGTCCGGGCGTGCTGTTCACCGGCGGCAACCATGGCGACGAATACGAAGGTCCGATCGCGCTGATGAAGCTGATCCGCGAGCTCGAGCCTAAGGATCTCATCTGCGGCACCGTCGTCATCATGCCCATGATCAACCCGCCTGCCATCGCGGCGGGCACGCGCACGTCTCCGCTTGACGGCAAGAACCTGAACCGCATGTTCCCAGGCAAGGCGCGCGGCACGGTGACGGAGCGCATCGCACACACGATCACGACCGAGATCCTGCCCCATGTCGAGACGGTCTATGACCTGCATGCTGGCGGCGTAGCGTCCCAGATCATCCCCAGCGTCATGATTCACAAGCTGCGCAGCAAGCCATTGATGGATCGCACAGTCGCCGCCATGCGGGCATTTCGCGCGCCGGTCGGCATCCTGATCAAGGAGTTCGAATCCGAAGGCATGCTGGACACGACCGTCGAGAAGATGGGCAAGGTCTTCGGCTGCTGCGAGTTGGGCGGCGCCGGCATGTCAACGCCGGAGACGGTCGATGTGACGGAGACCGGCGTTCGCAATCTGCTGATTCATCTCGGCATGCTGAAAGGCAAACTTAAGACGCCGGTGTGGATGGGCAAACGTCAGACCCGCATCCTGGAGGCCATGAGCTATGGCTGCTACACCCATGCGCCGGCGGCGGGCATCTATGAACCCTTCGTCGCGCTTGCCGACCGCGTAAAGAAGGGTGAGCCCGTCGGTCAAATCCACAATCCCAAGGCACCGGGTCGCCCGGCCGCCGTCTGCAAGGCGCCCGCCGACGGCATCGTCTTTACCCGACACGCCTTTGGCCTGATTAAGAAAGGCCAGGTCGTCGTTACCGTCGCGCAGCCTTCGAAAGACTACTGA
- a CDS encoding Xaa-Pro peptidase family protein: MPAAFETSEYRDRVQRTAASMEASGIDTLVILSEAHMDYLTGYAGRSAYVPQAAVLRAGDTDATLILREMDIHCAYPTVYLDHDKVTFYPESYIGTPDRSPWDVIGARVLEMAGDGRIGIEFGADSFSHGDYQALSKAMGGRDVADASNVIVPVKVKKSPAEIACMRQAATIVDQALTNGIAMIEPGVRQCDVAARITHDLIAGTPAFGGDTPPPITMPTGPGVAQAPHLKWTDKPFEAGDQTDFEVGAFVHRYCCGLSRTTYVGEPPARLVQVHDAVQESWHAAFDAIRPGVTGGDIHRAFAKAFAPHGIRKESRIGYSIGMNWGDLCFSLQDDDENVLETNYTLHLIIGIWEPDDAYVFSETIRVGEDKGESLSKMPRELFVR, from the coding sequence ATGCCCGCCGCCTTCGAGACGTCCGAATACCGCGACCGCGTTCAACGCACCGCCGCCAGCATGGAGGCGTCGGGTATCGATACGCTGGTCATCCTGTCGGAAGCGCACATGGACTACCTCACCGGCTACGCCGGGCGCTCGGCCTATGTGCCTCAGGCCGCCGTGCTGCGCGCCGGCGACACCGACGCCACGCTGATCCTGCGCGAGATGGACATCCACTGCGCCTACCCCACCGTCTATCTGGACCACGACAAGGTCACCTTCTACCCCGAGAGCTATATCGGCACGCCCGACCGCTCGCCGTGGGACGTCATCGGCGCGCGCGTCTTGGAGATGGCCGGCGATGGGCGGATCGGCATCGAGTTCGGCGCCGACAGCTTTTCCCACGGCGACTACCAGGCACTGTCGAAGGCGATGGGCGGCCGCGACGTCGCCGATGCCAGCAACGTCATCGTCCCGGTCAAGGTCAAGAAGTCGCCGGCGGAGATCGCCTGCATGCGACAGGCCGCGACCATTGTCGATCAAGCGCTGACGAACGGCATCGCCATGATCGAGCCGGGCGTGCGCCAATGCGATGTCGCCGCGCGCATCACGCACGACCTGATCGCCGGCACACCGGCGTTCGGCGGCGACACGCCCCCGCCCATCACCATGCCGACCGGACCGGGCGTCGCCCAGGCGCCGCATTTGAAGTGGACCGACAAGCCGTTTGAGGCCGGCGACCAGACCGACTTCGAGGTCGGTGCCTTTGTGCATCGCTATTGCTGCGGCCTGTCGCGCACGACCTATGTCGGCGAACCGCCGGCGCGCCTCGTTCAGGTCCACGACGCCGTCCAGGAAAGCTGGCACGCGGCGTTCGACGCGATCCGGCCCGGCGTCACCGGCGGCGATATCCATCGCGCCTTCGCCAAGGCATTCGCGCCCCACGGCATACGCAAGGAATCGCGAATCGGTTATTCGATCGGCATGAACTGGGGCGATCTTTGCTTCAGTCTGCAGGACGACGACGAGAACGTCCTGGAGACCAACTACACGCTGCACTTGATCATCGGCATCTGGGAGCCTGACGACGCCTATGTCTTCAGCGAGACCATCCGGGTCGGCGAAGACAAGGGCGAGAGCCTCTCCAAGATGCCGCGCGAACTCTTCGTGCGGTAA